A stretch of the Duncaniella dubosii genome encodes the following:
- a CDS encoding tyrosine-type recombinase/integrase — protein MNSRGNVEISLRFRHGKIDQQSCTNLWIKPIFVVRESFADDGGNESSDYVLKLPDDGVRPGDVADYRVTVDSLARLKAYIEDSFCMMRRRTVEAGWLAETIERFHADEIPRLEEERTEVLGLIDAYMEITSVMDASESRAEAYALMRRSLARYEAHRRIKFPRFRLMSGRMNESCLRDIEKFMRKEHLMVRKYPQISQGAGLEGRTRPKGPNTINDRMKLLKAVMTWGVKTRRIPSNPFDTFVSGQNVYGTPVYLTLDERRRVELHDFSYDPRLALQRDIFIFQCCVGCRVSDLMLLTTGNVVDGELNYVARKTREGRPVTIKVPLNRTAKIILERYADHDRDTLFPAVYSRMGYNRVIKDILRLAGITRKVVVIDPLTREAVCRRLYEVASSHMARRTFIGNIFKKFKDQNLVSELSGHAPGSHAFARYREIDTELKREMVAAID, from the coding sequence ATGAACAGCCGCGGAAATGTTGAAATATCCCTGCGTTTCCGCCATGGAAAGATTGATCAGCAGTCGTGTACTAATCTTTGGATAAAACCGATTTTTGTCGTGAGGGAAAGTTTTGCCGATGATGGCGGAAATGAATCGTCGGACTATGTGTTGAAATTGCCCGACGATGGTGTGAGGCCAGGCGATGTTGCCGACTACAGGGTGACGGTCGATTCGCTTGCGAGGTTAAAGGCTTACATCGAGGACAGTTTTTGCATGATGCGTCGCCGGACGGTAGAGGCCGGATGGCTTGCGGAAACCATTGAGCGTTTTCATGCCGATGAAATTCCGCGTCTTGAGGAGGAGCGCACGGAAGTCCTTGGGCTTATTGACGCATATATGGAAATCACGTCGGTAATGGATGCGTCAGAGAGCCGGGCGGAGGCTTATGCGCTTATGCGCAGGTCGCTTGCTCGCTACGAAGCCCATCGCCGGATTAAGTTTCCGCGTTTCAGACTGATGTCAGGCAGGATGAACGAGTCGTGTCTGCGGGATATCGAGAAGTTCATGCGAAAGGAACATCTGATGGTGAGGAAATATCCGCAGATTAGCCAAGGAGCCGGACTTGAAGGGAGGACGCGACCCAAAGGGCCCAATACGATAAACGACCGCATGAAACTTCTGAAGGCCGTGATGACATGGGGTGTGAAGACGAGGAGGATTCCCAGCAATCCGTTTGACACTTTCGTGAGCGGGCAGAATGTCTACGGCACACCTGTCTATCTCACCCTCGATGAGCGTAGGAGGGTAGAGCTTCATGATTTTTCCTATGATCCGCGCCTCGCTCTTCAGCGCGACATATTCATATTCCAGTGTTGTGTTGGATGCCGTGTATCGGATCTGATGCTGCTGACCACAGGCAATGTGGTTGACGGAGAACTGAATTATGTTGCAAGAAAGACCCGCGAGGGGAGGCCGGTGACAATAAAAGTCCCTCTTAACCGGACGGCAAAGATAATCCTTGAACGGTATGCAGACCATGACAGGGATACTCTTTTTCCGGCTGTCTATTCACGCATGGGCTACAACCGTGTGATAAAGGATATACTCCGTCTGGCCGGAATCACTCGTAAAGTTGTGGTCATCGATCCTCTCACGCGTGAGGCTGTGTGCCGCAGACTCTATGAGGTGGCGAGTTCACACATGGCCCGACGTACTTTCATCGGCAACATATTTAAGAAATTCAAGGATCAGAATCTTGTCAGTGAGCTGAGCGGACATGCTCCCGGCAGTCATGCGTTTGCCCGCTATCGCGAAATTGATACGGAGCTGAAGCGCGAGATGGTTGCTGCAATCGACTGA
- a CDS encoding porin family protein gives MRKRDFVSILLLPILLLLPFRSNAQFVAHGKADKFIESDVHLLLGGSYVTNNYMDSYSEITDLNSSMGLAWGLGVSVKFNLSSFIGLGTELNYLRNSGKINMAVTADGKPNVSNVFIKNSYRSLNIPVYVSFGFNVANNVRWNVDGGLYFDFGTSGSQKTTIYNATVNDLGQLVTAITNLKTDYYDNDKAYLNSYRNFDTGLHLATSIKFMDKISVGLRSQFGFRNVAQSNGIVKPTSHNIRLFATIGYVL, from the coding sequence ATGAGAAAGAGAGATTTTGTATCCATATTGCTATTACCGATACTCTTATTGCTGCCTTTCAGGTCAAACGCACAGTTTGTCGCTCATGGCAAAGCTGATAAATTTATTGAATCGGACGTGCATCTTCTTCTTGGTGGAAGTTATGTCACGAACAATTATATGGATTCATATAGTGAGATTACAGACCTCAACAGTTCGATGGGCTTAGCATGGGGGCTTGGTGTGAGCGTCAAGTTTAATCTTTCATCGTTTATCGGACTTGGAACCGAGCTTAACTATCTTAGAAATTCCGGCAAAATTAATATGGCTGTCACAGCCGACGGAAAGCCTAATGTCTCGAATGTATTTATCAAAAACAGCTACAGATCTTTAAATATCCCTGTCTATGTGAGCTTCGGTTTCAATGTGGCCAATAATGTCAGATGGAATGTCGATGGCGGTCTTTATTTTGATTTCGGCACGAGCGGTTCGCAAAAGACCACCATATATAATGCCACTGTAAATGACCTCGGCCAGCTTGTGACGGCCATCACAAATCTGAAAACAGATTACTATGACAATGACAAGGCATACCTGAATTCATATCGTAATTTCGATACGGGTCTCCATCTTGCCACAAGCATAAAATTCATGGACAAGATTTCGGTCGGGCTGAGAAGCCAGTTCGGTTTCCGCAATGTGGCTCAGAGCAACGGCATTGTGAAACCGACATCCCACAATATCCGGCTCTTTGCCACTATCGGTTACGTACTTTAA
- the aroB gene encoding 3-dehydroquinate synthase, protein MQKILYTNSVSEAIDRLVTELSPSSVHIITDTHVEHEVLPRLALSYPVIAVEPGDTNKNIDSLTKIWAGLISQGATRKSLAINIGGGVVTDMGGFAAATYKRGIRFINVPTTLLAAVDAAVGGKTGINFEGLKNEVGAFAPADAVIISTSLFSTLPAEEMLSGYAEMLKHGLLSSENDYTELLGFDILDANLERLLPLLEKSVKVKERIVEEDPREKGIRRALNLGHTTGHAFESLAIHKGAPVPHGHAVAYGILVEMILSHSLESFPSEELYRYSRYLKEQGYGTPSITCDDYASLIEYMRHDKKNDTCDSINFTLLSSPGQVLIDRTASEAQILAAFDIFRDLME, encoded by the coding sequence ATGCAGAAAATACTTTACACAAACTCCGTCAGTGAAGCAATCGACCGTCTGGTAACCGAACTCAGCCCCTCAAGCGTGCATATAATCACCGATACGCATGTCGAACACGAAGTGCTTCCGAGACTCGCACTCAGCTATCCTGTCATAGCCGTCGAACCGGGCGACACTAATAAGAATATTGATTCGCTTACAAAAATCTGGGCTGGACTCATCAGCCAAGGTGCTACAAGAAAATCACTTGCCATAAACATCGGCGGTGGCGTAGTGACAGACATGGGCGGATTTGCAGCGGCAACATACAAGAGAGGCATACGTTTCATCAACGTCCCGACAACACTCCTTGCGGCAGTCGATGCGGCAGTCGGAGGCAAGACCGGCATCAATTTCGAAGGTCTTAAAAATGAGGTCGGTGCTTTTGCCCCTGCCGACGCAGTAATCATATCAACCTCCCTCTTCTCAACTCTTCCGGCAGAGGAAATGCTATCGGGATATGCAGAAATGCTGAAACATGGTCTGCTGTCATCCGAAAATGACTACACCGAGCTGCTCGGATTCGATATCCTTGACGCAAATCTCGAACGCCTCCTCCCCCTCCTTGAAAAGAGCGTCAAGGTAAAGGAACGTATCGTTGAAGAAGACCCACGTGAAAAAGGAATCAGGCGTGCACTGAATCTCGGACACACGACAGGCCACGCTTTCGAATCGCTTGCCATCCACAAAGGCGCTCCGGTTCCTCACGGACATGCCGTGGCCTACGGCATACTTGTCGAAATGATCCTATCCCATTCACTTGAATCATTCCCGTCGGAGGAACTTTACAGATATTCTCGCTATCTCAAGGAGCAGGGCTACGGAACGCCCTCAATCACCTGTGATGACTATGCCAGTCTGATTGAATATATGCGTCACGACAAGAAAAACGACACTTGCGACAGCATAAATTTTACGCTCCTGTCATCGCCCGGTCAGGTTTTGATTGACCGCACAGCGTCAGAAGCGCAAATTCTCGCGGCTTTCGACATATTCCGTGATCTTATGGAATAA